AAAAGCTCTATGTCGAGCGACCACGCTGTAATGTTCCTTGCTTTAGTAACAGGGATATTTTTAATTTCCAAAAGAATAGGGTTAATAACCTTTATATATGTGTCCTGTTTTGTATTTCTTCCAAGGATCTATTTAGGACTTCATTACCCAACGGATATATTAGTTGGAGGCCTATTAGGAGTTGTCATAACCTTAATAATTTCAAATATCAGGATCACTGATCAAATTAGTCAACGAATTTTAAATTTTTCAACAAAATATAGCGAGATATTTTATGTCTTATTTTTCTGGCTCTCTTTTCAGATAGGAACAATGTTTGACTCCAGTCGTGCAATAGAACATTACCTTCTAACTTTATTTCTTCGTGGCTTTTAAAGGGGTTCAAAGAAAAAAGATAGCCAACTTTATATTTGAACATTATATGGCTTAAAATGATCTTTTATAGTTTTCAAACAGCAATTTTGTATTGGGTAACAAATTCAGCTATGGGGATTACCATTAGACTACATATTTTTTGGAATTTGCATATGCCCGCATATGAATGAGGCACATCCATCAAAAATCATCTTAATAATTTCCCGGTTATCTGCTTTTCACAACCCTGTTGTTTTGGAGGGCCTTTAATTCAAATTAAATAAATTTTAGGATCGTTTTGGG
Above is a window of Bacteroidia bacterium DNA encoding:
- a CDS encoding phosphatase PAP2 family protein; its protein translation is MNKDKDLDEKRKKVITVLISCLIAIAFGRLLARLLPFRQRPVLDSLLTFLYPDPHIADGLHLKSSMSSDHAVMFLALVTGIFLISKRIGLITFIYVSCFVFLPRIYLGLHYPTDILVGGLLGVVITLIISNIRITDQISQRILNFSTKYSEIFYVLFFWLSFQIGTMFDSSRAIEHYLLTLFLRGF